One window from the genome of Bacteroidota bacterium encodes:
- the lnt gene encoding apolipoprotein N-acyltransferase produces the protein MNLFKRIPRTPEEKQKLRSERFMIVLSGVLMGFAYPPFPFPVTAFIALVPFLYVLTRREKLIDLNRAGYFFGFVTGLVSLYWVGAYTVGKDPFLMIGGGLMLFANPIFFIIPTTLYYALSRSKFVGKEKAIWLLPPFWAFYEYFYMNIDLNFPWITLSNSLANFPVFYKISDIIGALGVTMLLLYINIILFRIWEKWRTEKKTDRMALRILNVLILVPLFYGIVTRDDQPVQETLRTGLVQPNLDPYEKWAGGNLDDILNKYFTLSDKAVKEGAQLIIWPETALPVYLMNGQYDAQVQRIYSYADSNKVYILTGMPHIKMFQPGDKLPPDVKSYKGSDIKYATYNSVLLFAPGDRTVQQYGKVKLVPFGERTPYIDQLPFLGNVLQWGVGLSSWNVGQESMVFSANVKTSTGKREVKFGALVCFESVFPNFVTEFSQKGAEFFAVVTNDSWYGNTSGPYQHKEFSTLRALENHRAFVRAANGGISCLINQSGTTQTATRMYETAVITVDVPLLKKSTLFMNSAFVVPYLTILLSVIAVLLWIYQVIIEKKNKTEKRG, from the coding sequence ATGAACCTGTTTAAACGGATCCCGCGAACTCCCGAAGAGAAGCAAAAACTCCGCTCCGAACGGTTTATGATCGTTCTATCGGGTGTTTTGATGGGGTTTGCGTATCCACCTTTTCCATTTCCGGTAACCGCTTTCATTGCACTTGTCCCGTTTCTTTATGTCCTGACGAGACGGGAGAAACTCATCGATTTAAACAGGGCGGGCTATTTTTTTGGTTTTGTAACCGGACTGGTTTCCCTCTACTGGGTCGGGGCTTACACTGTAGGCAAAGATCCATTTCTGATGATTGGAGGGGGATTGATGCTTTTTGCCAACCCGATTTTCTTTATCATCCCGACTACTCTCTACTATGCCCTGTCCAGGTCGAAATTTGTCGGGAAGGAGAAGGCGATCTGGTTACTTCCCCCGTTTTGGGCATTCTACGAATATTTTTACATGAATATCGACCTGAACTTCCCATGGATTACCCTTTCAAATTCATTGGCAAATTTCCCGGTTTTCTACAAGATTAGCGATATCATCGGAGCTCTCGGAGTTACGATGCTGCTCCTTTATATAAATATTATCCTCTTCCGGATTTGGGAAAAATGGCGTACTGAAAAGAAAACCGACAGGATGGCGCTAAGGATTTTGAATGTCCTTATACTTGTTCCCCTTTTTTACGGAATCGTCACCCGTGATGATCAGCCGGTACAGGAGACTCTAAGAACCGGACTGGTACAGCCAAATCTCGATCCCTACGAAAAGTGGGCAGGTGGCAATCTTGATGACATTCTGAATAAATATTTTACCCTCTCAGACAAGGCGGTTAAAGAGGGAGCTCAACTAATTATCTGGCCCGAAACGGCGTTGCCCGTCTATCTCATGAACGGTCAGTATGACGCTCAGGTACAAAGAATTTACAGTTATGCCGACAGTAACAAAGTTTATATTCTTACAGGTATGCCGCATATTAAAATGTTTCAACCCGGTGACAAGCTTCCCCCCGATGTAAAATCCTACAAGGGAAGTGACATTAAATATGCGACTTATAATTCAGTTCTGCTGTTTGCCCCCGGTGACCGGACCGTTCAGCAGTATGGGAAAGTAAAGCTCGTTCCTTTTGGCGAGCGAACCCCTTATATCGATCAGCTTCCTTTTTTGGGAAATGTTTTGCAATGGGGAGTTGGGCTGAGCAGTTGGAATGTGGGGCAGGAGTCGATGGTATTTTCTGCTAATGTAAAGACATCAACCGGCAAGCGGGAGGTAAAGTTTGGTGCTCTTGTATGTTTCGAATCGGTTTTCCCTAATTTTGTGACAGAGTTTTCACAGAAGGGTGCTGAATTTTTTGCAGTTGTTACAAATGACAGTTGGTACGGCAACACATCAGGACCATATCAGCATAAAGAATTTTCCACTCTCCGGGCGCTTGAAAATCACCGGGCATTTGTTCGGGCAGCAAACGGCGGCATTTCGTGCCTGATTAATCAGTCGGGAACAACGCAAACTGCGACAAGGATGTATGAGACTGCCGTGATCACGGTGGATGTTCCGTTGTTGAAGAAAAGCACTCTGTTCATGAACAGTGCATTTGTTGTACCGTATCTAACGATTTTATTGTCAGTAATTGCAGTCCTTCTTTGGATATATCAGGTAATTATTGAGAAAAAGAATAAAACTGAAAAACGAGGTTAG
- a CDS encoding acylphosphatase, whose protein sequence is MIRAAMVVKGFVQGVGFRYFIYREATDIGVTGFVRNLWSGDVEIVAEGEEWQIEALHQKAKEGPMRSNVKSVTVIKEKANNEFTKFEIRH, encoded by the coding sequence ATGATTAGGGCTGCAATGGTTGTCAAAGGATTTGTTCAGGGAGTTGGTTTTCGATATTTTATTTATCGGGAAGCAACAGATATCGGTGTGACCGGATTCGTGAGAAACCTTTGGTCGGGTGATGTCGAAATAGTGGCAGAGGGAGAGGAATGGCAGATTGAGGCACTTCATCAGAAAGCGAAAGAAGGTCCGATGAGATCGAATGTGAAATCTGTGACAGTAATTAAAGAAAAAGCAAATAATGAATTTACTAAATTTGAGATTAGACATTGA
- the era gene encoding GTPase Era has product MTTKAGYVTILGAPNAGKSTLMNALLGEKISITTSKPQTTRKRVLGILSEENYQIIFLDTPGILEPRYKLQEKMMDYVNISLQDADIIVWLHDAQAPPLEEEDSAIGQIFKLVKKVNVPKIACVNKIDIDEKKTIESIEYFEGTKKFDKVVPISALASVNLQMIKEFFIEHLPEHPKYYPEDDLSDENERFFVSEIIRENIFELYEKEIPYSCEVVIEEFKEREGRKDFIAAMIYVERDSQAGIIIGKKGSMIKKLGEKSRAGIESFLDREVYLDIRVKVRSNWRSDDRYLKYFGYSTDDGD; this is encoded by the coding sequence ATGACAACGAAAGCGGGATATGTTACGATTCTGGGAGCACCCAATGCGGGTAAAAGTACCCTCATGAATGCTTTACTCGGTGAGAAAATCTCAATCACCACTTCAAAACCCCAGACAACACGCAAAAGAGTTCTTGGTATTCTTTCAGAGGAAAACTACCAGATCATTTTTCTTGATACTCCCGGTATCCTCGAGCCGAGATATAAATTGCAGGAAAAAATGATGGATTATGTGAATATTTCCCTTCAGGATGCGGATATAATTGTATGGCTCCATGATGCTCAGGCTCCACCTCTCGAGGAGGAGGATTCTGCGATTGGTCAGATATTTAAACTCGTAAAAAAAGTGAATGTCCCCAAAATCGCATGCGTAAATAAAATAGACATCGATGAGAAAAAAACCATCGAAAGCATCGAATATTTCGAGGGGACAAAGAAATTCGACAAAGTGGTACCGATTTCTGCCTTGGCAAGTGTCAATCTTCAGATGATCAAAGAGTTCTTTATTGAACACCTTCCCGAACATCCGAAATATTATCCCGAGGACGACCTCTCCGATGAAAACGAGCGGTTTTTTGTATCCGAGATTATAAGGGAAAACATCTTTGAACTGTATGAAAAGGAAATTCCCTACAGTTGTGAAGTGGTGATTGAGGAGTTCAAAGAACGGGAGGGACGAAAGGATTTTATTGCCGCAATGATTTATGTCGAGAGGGATTCACAAGCGGGAATCATTATCGGGAAAAAGGGTTCGATGATCAAAAAACTTGGTGAAAAGTCGCGAGCCGGTATCGAATCATTTCTTGACAGGGAGGTGTATCTCGATATCCGTGTGAAAGTAAGATCAAACTGGCGGAGCGACGACAGATATCTGAAGTATTTCGGATATTCGACAGATGACGGGGATTGA
- a CDS encoding DMT family transporter, with protein sequence MNSSRIREFKAELILLLLTVIWGGTFSLIKNALDHVSPFVFVSLRFGFASLVFLPFVYKHLKGLDRGKLLDGFWIGFWFFLGFILQTVGLQYTTASKSAFITGTFVIFTPLAQTIIERRPPSLVNSIGIGIVAVGIIFLSSGDGDVISVLTELGSTFNFGDFLTLLCAMSFGIYIVYLDVVTKRNNYLYTTFSQLAFTAVVSILLMPVFHFTGVEVIKFSPDIDVVLALIYTTLFATLFNITMMTKYQKEVPPVKAAIIYAFEPIFAAVIAFLLLGEQFTKLGLIGAGIIFFGLLFTEVFKKDEVADD encoded by the coding sequence ATGAACAGTTCAAGAATTCGTGAATTTAAGGCAGAATTAATTCTCCTTCTGCTTACTGTGATATGGGGCGGGACATTTTCTCTAATCAAAAATGCACTCGATCATGTCTCACCGTTTGTTTTTGTTTCTCTCCGCTTTGGGTTTGCGTCCCTTGTGTTTCTTCCGTTTGTTTATAAACATTTGAAGGGACTTGACAGGGGTAAACTTCTTGACGGTTTTTGGATTGGATTCTGGTTTTTTCTCGGGTTTATTCTGCAGACGGTTGGACTGCAATATACAACGGCATCAAAGTCGGCATTTATTACAGGCACATTTGTGATATTTACCCCTCTTGCTCAAACAATTATTGAGCGGAGACCACCGTCACTTGTGAATTCCATTGGGATCGGGATTGTTGCAGTCGGGATTATATTCCTCTCAAGCGGGGACGGGGATGTAATCAGTGTGTTGACGGAGCTCGGCAGCACATTTAATTTTGGTGATTTCCTTACTCTTCTTTGTGCTATGTCATTCGGGATTTATATAGTGTATTTGGATGTTGTTACGAAGAGGAATAATTATCTCTATACAACCTTTTCTCAACTGGCATTCACAGCGGTGGTATCCATTTTGCTTATGCCCGTTTTCCATTTTACAGGGGTGGAGGTCATAAAATTTTCACCGGATATCGATGTGGTTTTGGCATTGATTTACACGACGCTTTTTGCAACACTGTTTAACATAACGATGATGACAAAATATCAGAAGGAAGTACCCCCTGTGAAGGCAGCGATTATTTATGCTTTTGAGCCGATATTCGCCGCGGTGATTGCATTTTTGTTGCTCGGTGAACAGTTCACGAAACTTGGTTTGATCGGGGCAGGAATAATCTTTTTTGGGCTGTTGTTCACAGAGGTCTTCAAGAAAGACGAGGTTGCGGATGATTAG
- a CDS encoding M48 family metallopeptidase translates to MRKLFFLLILGSGITFSQGSLFDEITGTINDLTKITLNIVDISDAEENDIGAGLAADIDKNMAAGSTKRWDVDKVFKKILKFVERKGINYNYKIVNDKEVNAFAIAGGRIYLNTGILNFVKSEDELAFVIAHELGHIEKKHCINKIKLTYIAGKFDVNLAMLVDAMKSVYDVPFTKYDEYEADEYGVTLLKKAGYKKFGAIAFFKRLAELFKETDRDPVNDFVASHPLSLERAKRIENMQ, encoded by the coding sequence ATGAGAAAGTTATTTTTTCTCCTGATTCTGGGTTCGGGTATCACTTTTTCTCAAGGGAGTCTTTTTGACGAGATCACGGGAACCATAAACGACCTTACAAAAATTACTTTGAACATTGTGGATATCAGTGATGCCGAAGAGAATGATATTGGTGCCGGACTCGCTGCCGACATCGATAAAAACATGGCTGCCGGATCTACAAAGAGATGGGATGTCGATAAAGTATTCAAGAAAATCCTGAAGTTTGTCGAAAGAAAAGGGATAAACTATAATTACAAAATTGTGAATGACAAGGAAGTTAATGCCTTTGCAATTGCGGGAGGCAGAATATACCTGAACACCGGAATTCTGAATTTCGTGAAAAGTGAGGATGAACTCGCTTTTGTTATAGCTCACGAACTCGGACACATCGAGAAGAAACACTGCATAAACAAAATAAAGCTGACCTATATCGCCGGGAAGTTCGATGTAAATCTTGCGATGCTTGTTGATGCAATGAAATCGGTTTATGATGTCCCTTTCACCAAATATGATGAGTATGAGGCTGATGAATACGGGGTAACTCTCCTGAAGAAGGCGGGATACAAGAAGTTTGGAGCGATAGCATTCTTTAAACGCCTCGCAGAGCTCTTCAAGGAAACCGACAGAGACCCTGTGAATGATTTTGTCGCATCGCATCCTTTGTCACTGGAAAGAGCAAAGAGAATAGAAAACATGCAATAA
- a CDS encoding FHA domain-containing protein: MKQCPKCHSNNNDEAKFCADCGAPMQAGASMPSGGSKLIRIGRNPQNTLKLEGSGISNFHCELEIHGGICTIRDKNSTNGIYINGKRVTSATLQKGDTVTLGKSHILDWQNLVTSGGYTPPSKAALGNTGKKEYFIGRNPDCDRVIDNIKVSRRHCRLYQEGDSWFVEDLGSSNGTFLNGIKVLKSKIISSDILTVGGVPFSLDSLLGGSKKSLDEISISAQHLIYYGGEKRLIDDISLNISPGQFIGLIGGSGAGKTTLMYLICGINKPSSGDVKINGESLVANPESFKGVFGYVPQDDILHRELEVRESLLYTGKLRLGHQFEETEIDERAGKVIKKLRLQEAENVKIGSPEKKGISGGQRKKVNLAQELMTDPNILVLDEPTSGLDPRSDREVMQILRGIADEGRTVLLTTHNISEANFKFFTHVIVLAKNGKLAFFGPSSEVNEYFGVDDPVKIFDELDKFAPDQWKQKFRNSKYFDNFANPDTIIRKPQTQNKTVPQTADIFNQLTTLTSRYLKIKMRDTINLIFLLIQAPLIALFINLLFKQNGDEFKALFILVVSTIWLGCSNAVREIVNERSIYKRERMVNLSIPAYLTSKLAVLFMFSVVQTFSLLIITGSYFNFANDIQLFFILLFSSFTSTVLGLLLSSFSKTEAFALTILPLVLIPVVIFAGLVQTFEAMKSSGIHILAGFWLSRWVYELVLITSNPEEGVKALGFNTEGAGIAFSIIVLMFFAFISGLVWKLKSLDKKK; encoded by the coding sequence ATGAAACAATGTCCGAAATGTCACAGCAACAACAACGATGAGGCAAAATTCTGTGCCGACTGTGGAGCCCCCATGCAGGCAGGAGCTTCCATGCCATCAGGCGGGTCAAAACTGATTAGGATTGGCAGGAATCCACAGAATACTCTCAAACTGGAGGGATCAGGGATTTCGAATTTCCATTGTGAACTGGAAATCCATGGCGGAATCTGTACGATCCGGGATAAAAACTCGACAAACGGAATCTATATCAACGGGAAAAGGGTCACCTCCGCTACACTTCAGAAGGGGGATACCGTTACTCTTGGAAAATCTCACATACTGGACTGGCAAAACCTCGTCACTTCCGGCGGTTATACTCCTCCATCAAAAGCGGCTTTGGGTAACACAGGTAAAAAGGAATATTTCATTGGTCGAAATCCCGACTGTGACAGAGTGATCGATAATATCAAGGTGAGCAGGAGGCATTGCCGGCTTTATCAGGAAGGTGATTCCTGGTTCGTGGAAGATCTTGGCAGCAGCAATGGCACATTTCTGAACGGGATTAAAGTATTAAAATCAAAAATTATTTCCTCGGACATTCTTACAGTGGGTGGAGTCCCGTTTTCTCTTGATTCACTTCTGGGTGGTTCCAAAAAATCCCTTGATGAGATATCTATTTCAGCACAACATTTGATCTATTATGGAGGCGAAAAAAGACTGATTGATGATATAAGTCTAAATATCTCCCCGGGCCAGTTCATTGGATTAATAGGCGGATCGGGTGCCGGTAAAACCACATTGATGTATCTTATTTGCGGAATTAACAAACCTTCATCGGGTGATGTTAAAATAAACGGGGAATCACTTGTGGCGAATCCTGAAAGTTTTAAAGGTGTCTTCGGTTATGTCCCGCAGGATGATATTCTGCACAGAGAACTGGAAGTTCGCGAGTCACTCCTCTACACCGGGAAGCTCAGGCTGGGTCATCAATTTGAGGAGACTGAAATTGATGAGAGAGCCGGGAAAGTTATTAAAAAATTGAGACTCCAGGAAGCAGAAAATGTGAAGATTGGTTCTCCTGAGAAAAAGGGAATTAGTGGCGGACAAAGGAAAAAAGTAAATCTGGCTCAGGAATTAATGACCGACCCTAATATTCTTGTGCTGGATGAACCAACATCCGGTCTTGATCCCCGATCAGACAGGGAGGTGATGCAGATTCTAAGGGGGATTGCTGATGAAGGAAGAACTGTTCTGCTTACCACTCACAATATTTCCGAGGCAAATTTTAAGTTTTTTACTCATGTGATTGTTTTGGCTAAGAACGGAAAGCTTGCCTTTTTTGGACCATCTTCCGAAGTAAATGAGTACTTTGGAGTTGACGATCCTGTTAAAATTTTTGATGAGTTGGATAAATTCGCACCCGATCAGTGGAAACAGAAATTTAGAAATTCCAAGTATTTCGATAATTTTGCAAATCCTGACACAATAATTAGAAAACCCCAAACACAAAACAAAACTGTTCCACAAACGGCTGACATTTTTAATCAACTGACTACGCTGACTTCCAGATATTTAAAGATTAAAATGCGGGATACAATAAATTTAATCTTTCTTCTGATTCAAGCGCCACTAATCGCTCTTTTCATCAATCTTTTATTTAAACAAAACGGAGATGAATTTAAAGCATTATTTATTTTAGTTGTATCTACAATTTGGTTAGGTTGCTCAAATGCCGTAAGGGAGATAGTAAACGAGCGAAGTATATACAAGAGGGAAAGGATGGTAAATCTTTCCATACCTGCATATTTGACTTCAAAACTTGCTGTGCTCTTTATGTTTTCGGTTGTTCAGACTTTTTCACTCTTAATTATCACAGGTTCATATTTTAATTTTGCAAATGATATTCAACTATTTTTCATTCTCCTGTTCTCTTCATTCACCTCGACTGTACTGGGGCTCTTGTTATCTTCATTTTCCAAAACGGAGGCGTTTGCTCTCACTATTCTTCCATTAGTTCTGATACCTGTGGTGATTTTTGCCGGTTTGGTACAGACTTTCGAGGCAATGAAGAGTTCAGGTATCCATATTCTTGCAGGATTCTGGTTGAGCCGTTGGGTTTATGAGTTGGTACTCATAACTTCCAACCCGGAAGAAGGGGTCAAGGCCTTAGGGTTTAATACTGAAGGTGCCGGGATCGCTTTTTCAATAATTGTACTCATGTTTTTCGCTTTTATCTCCGGACTGGTCTGGAAACTTAAAAGCCTCGACAAAAAGAAATAA
- a CDS encoding NCS2 family permease, whose translation MKFLLSFFEIEKHGSSVKTEILAGITTFFTISYIIIVNPKVLAVAGIPEEPTMVATILVAFLGTFLMGVYAKRPFAIAPYMGMNAFIAYTVVKIMGHSWQTAIGAILISGIILIVLTVTGLRGWLAKSIPTSLKLACTVGIGFFLTFIGLIKSGIIESAGGPPVRIGHLNNPEVYLAILGFIVIALLMMKKVKGAILLGILAITFLGFVTGLEDLPKRWVSMPPDISPIVWQFDLIGALQWSFASIILTIVVMDIVDTIGTLMALSMVGNLLDEKGELPHVERPMLSDAIATTLAGIIGTTTAGAYIDSATGIEAGGRTGLTAVVTSFLFLLTLFISPFVAAIPAYAYAPALMVVGLLMIGMVTHLNFTDFSEAVPVFVTIVLMAFSYNIGIGMTGGFIVYIIFKLAAKRSSEISTGMWALGIISLILFIIYPY comes from the coding sequence ATGAAATTCCTTTTATCGTTCTTTGAAATAGAAAAACACGGCTCCTCCGTAAAAACAGAAATATTAGCCGGTATTACAACTTTTTTCACCATTTCGTATATCATTATCGTTAATCCGAAAGTGCTGGCTGTCGCCGGAATTCCTGAGGAACCGACAATGGTTGCCACAATTCTGGTAGCTTTTCTGGGCACATTTTTAATGGGAGTCTATGCGAAACGACCCTTTGCAATCGCTCCATATATGGGGATGAATGCTTTTATCGCATATACTGTTGTAAAAATAATGGGGCATTCCTGGCAAACAGCCATTGGTGCAATATTGATCAGCGGTATCATCCTCATTGTCCTTACGGTAACAGGATTGCGGGGCTGGCTGGCAAAATCGATACCGACTTCGCTGAAACTTGCATGCACTGTGGGAATCGGTTTTTTCCTAACTTTTATCGGATTGATCAAATCGGGGATAATTGAAAGTGCAGGTGGTCCACCTGTTAGAATCGGACATCTGAACAACCCCGAGGTCTATCTGGCTATACTCGGGTTTATCGTCATTGCGCTTCTGATGATGAAAAAGGTGAAGGGAGCTATTCTCCTTGGAATTCTCGCAATCACTTTTCTGGGGTTTGTTACGGGATTGGAGGATCTCCCAAAGAGATGGGTTAGCATGCCACCCGATATTTCGCCGATAGTATGGCAGTTTGATCTGATAGGGGCACTTCAATGGAGTTTTGCATCGATTATTTTAACGATCGTTGTAATGGACATTGTTGATACTATTGGAACCCTGATGGCGCTTTCGATGGTGGGTAATTTACTGGATGAGAAGGGTGAACTGCCTCATGTAGAGAGACCGATGCTGAGTGATGCGATTGCAACCACTCTTGCAGGTATAATTGGAACCACAACTGCCGGAGCTTACATCGACTCTGCAACCGGAATTGAAGCAGGGGGGAGAACAGGCCTTACCGCGGTGGTTACATCGTTTCTCTTTTTACTGACGCTTTTTATTTCACCATTTGTGGCGGCGATTCCGGCTTACGCTTATGCACCGGCATTGATGGTTGTGGGTCTGTTGATGATCGGCATGGTCACACATCTCAATTTTACAGATTTTAGTGAGGCGGTACCCGTATTTGTTACTATTGTTCTGATGGCATTCAGTTATAATATAGGGATAGGGATGACAGGTGGATTCATTGTTTACATCATTTTTAAGCTTGCGGCTAAACGGAGTTCCGAAATATCAACCGGTATGTGGGCACTGGGCATTATCTCTTTGATACTGTTCATAATTTACCCCTACTGA
- the ispF gene encoding 2-C-methyl-D-erythritol 2,4-cyclodiphosphate synthase has translation MRIGNGYDVHQLEEGRKLTLGGVEIPSEIGLLGHSDADVLLHAIMDALLGALALGDIGKHFPDTCIAFKDIDSKLLLKHSYQLVKEKGYRLVNCDSVVVLEKPKIAKYVPAMKEMISDILECSPDDISIKATTSEQMGFIGRGEGAVAYAVVLLQKTEAGNEPV, from the coding sequence ATTAGAATCGGAAACGGATACGATGTCCACCAGCTTGAAGAGGGAAGGAAACTGACCCTCGGGGGAGTAGAAATACCTTCTGAAATTGGTCTGCTCGGACACTCAGATGCGGATGTGTTGTTACACGCAATCATGGATGCCCTGTTGGGGGCGCTTGCACTTGGGGATATCGGGAAGCACTTCCCTGATACCTGTATTGCGTTCAAAGATATCGACAGCAAACTTCTTTTGAAGCATTCGTATCAACTCGTTAAAGAGAAGGGCTACAGACTTGTAAACTGCGACTCTGTAGTTGTGCTCGAGAAACCAAAGATTGCGAAGTATGTACCTGCCATGAAAGAGATGATATCGGATATCCTTGAATGTAGCCCGGATGATATCTCTATCAAAGCCACCACTTCAGAGCAAATGGGTTTTATTGGCAGGGGAGAGGGTGCCGTGGCTTACGCTGTAGTGTTGCTTCAGAAGACAGAGGCAGGTAATGAACCTGTTTAA